In one Balaenoptera musculus isolate JJ_BM4_2016_0621 chromosome 2, mBalMus1.pri.v3, whole genome shotgun sequence genomic region, the following are encoded:
- the NGDN gene encoding neuroguidin, with protein sequence MAAPEVLESDLPNAVALLKNLQEQVMAVTAQVQALTKKVQAKAYPTEKGLSLLEVKDQLLLMYLMDLSHLILDKASGGSLQGHPAVLRLVEIRTVLEKLRPLDQKLKYQIDKLVKTAVTGSLSESDPLRFKPHPSNMMSKLSSGDEEEDEAEEGQSGASGMKSGKGTAKKYVPPRLVPVHYDETEAEREKKRLERAKRRALSSSVIRELKEQYSDAPEEIRDARHPHVTQQSQEDQHRINYEESMMVRLSVSKREKGRRKRANVMSSQIHSLTHFSDISALTGGAPHLDEDQNSTKKRKKIAKKGQKKKGFRRRR encoded by the exons ATGGCGGCGCCG GAGGTGCTGGAGTCAGACCTGCCAAATGCCGTGGCACTTTTGAAAAACCTCCAGGAGCAG GTGATGGCTGTCACTGCACAGGTGCAAGCTCTGACCAAAAAAGTTCAAGCTAAAGCCTATCCTACAGAGAAG GGTCTCAGCCTTTTGGAagtgaaagatcagctgttgcTAATGTACCTTATGGATCTGAGCCATCTCATTCTGGACAAAGCCTCAGGAGGGTCTCTTCAGGGACATCCTGCAGTTTTGAGACTGGTGGAGATTCGCACG GTTTTGGAAAAGCTTCGTCCTTTGGACCAAAAACTGAAGTATCAAATTGACAAACTGGTGAAGACGGCAGTGACAGGCAGCCTCA GTGAGAGTGACCCACTCCGTTTTAAGCCTCATCCCAGCAATATGATGAGCAAG TTGAGCTctggggatgaggaggaagatgaaGCAGAGGAAGGCCAGTCTGGGGCTTCAGGGATGAAATCTGGAAAAGGGACAGCTAAGAAATATGTTCCACCACGCTTGGTTCCAGTGCATTATG ATGAAACAGAAGCTGAGCGGGAGAAGAAGCGCCTAGAACGAGCCAAGAGACGGGCATTGAGCAGCTCTGTCATTCGTGAACTAAAGGAGCAGTACTCAGATGCTCCAGAGGAAATCCGTGATGCTCGGCATCCTCATGTTACTCAACAGAGCCAGGAGGATCAACACAG GATTAACTATGAGGAGAGCATGATGGTGCGTTTAAGTGTCAGTAAGCGGGAGAAAGGACGGCGAAAACGAGCAAATGTCATGAGCTCACAAATTCATTCCCTCACGCACTTCAGTGACATCAGTGCTTTGACAGGAGGAGCCCCTCATCTTGATGAG GATCAGAATTCTACTAAGAAGCGGAAGAAGATAGCTAAGAAAGGTCAGAAGAAAAAAG GTTTTCGGAGGCGGCGGTGA